In Lactuca sativa cultivar Salinas chromosome 5, Lsat_Salinas_v11, whole genome shotgun sequence, the DNA window TGcaacagtggtggtggtggtggtggaagaGGAGGTGGCGGAGgctatggtggtggtggtggacgcAGGGACAACTACAGAGATGGTGGTCCGGATAGGAACTCTCATGGTGGGAATCGGTCTAGGCCATACTGATGATGAAGGggatttaaaattattaaaaactGTGAAGAAGAGAGGAGGATTGCAGGCAGGCAGGCAGGGggttgttcttgttcttgttcccTTGGGGAGGGAGTTTAAGAGGTAGGTTTATCAAATATCATGCACTTGCTTGCTTGCTTGCCCCTTTTctcctcactttttttttttttcttgataaaatcagATGTTGTTAAGGGGGATTAATTGTGTGAATGTTTTTATAGAGGCCAATGAATGCCAAGACTAGAGGATCATATATGTGTACTCCAAatctgcttcttcttcttcttctataagGTAGGTAGATTAAGAAATATTTTTGCAGGTGAGTGTTGCTGTTGCTTGCTTTTTCAATaacaaccaaccaaaaatactacTATGACTACTCCTGCCTGATTCATTTTGCCTTTTTTCTTCTCAACACTATTCTGATGATTAAAACCAAAATCTGCTGGATGAGCTGTGTCGGTTTCACCTTCTTTTCATTGTAAACTGTGTTGGCCCGCCCTTAGGGTTCTTtgtgttttgttttttgtttctGTTGCTGTGCTGTGCTGTGCTGTGATGTGGTGAAAGCAGCAAGGAGCTGGAGTATTTTTGAAAACATGACTACTAAACATGCTTCTAATGACGTAATATACCGAGCATTTGAAATATGTAAACTAATGATATGCAGTTTGTATGATTAAGTAGGAGAGAACATGAGCTTAACTCTGTAaccaactttttctttatttaacaTAAATCTTGCAAAATACAACTCTTACGGGGTCTCCTTATGATTCTGGGTTTATTTTGGAAGTTTCTCAAACTCAGTTTTGCACCCCATGGAATCATAATCATATTTGATATTTCAACTAACAAGTCTACATTTCTGAGTTGatttatattatataagttatttgGTTTAACGACTGATACCAACTACATGGGTGTAGTAAGTAACTTGAAACCGTTACTTTTCAATGAGTCGGTGGTATTAACCCAGGGTTGTGAAGAAAGGTGTATCTTTTTACAGGGTTATCTTTGGATATTTGTTTATTCTTTAAAAACATAAAAGTCAAAAACTGAACTCCCATGACACATCAAAAAACAAAAATTGATTGATTCTTCAAGTATTATTGGATCTGATGTTTATCGGTCACAGAGCGTGTCTTTAAGCCATATGGAATTTGTCTAGTAGATGTCAAAATAAAATGCATTCAAACAAGTCACAAGTGTACTCAATGTAATTGCACTAGAGAGTgcacttttatattataaatgacATGTAATATTTTGTAGGCTATAGAACTCGGGCTTAAGTACAACAAAACCTTGACTGAGATGAAGTTAAGATAACAAAGAACATATAACAAAAAGAATGCGTCCAAGTTGAGTTCATAGTTCGAAGTTGAGGaaattttatgcatgtatgataagaaaaaaatattgagttttgaaaatttaataatttttaaGTACCTATACGGCTTGTAACTAAGGTAATACTTATTCTtactttttttgattttttagatTAAAAGGCTTCTAGCTTAACGGTATTAGATGTTATATTTTTTCCTTGAGGATGATGGTTCATATCCCAATAGAGATATATGTGAATTCAGAAGTATTTTAGGAGTATATTAGATTTaccgttcaaaaaaaaaatttcttgagTAACAGATAGCTAAGACAGAGAAGAAGATGCGGAAAGAAGAATCAACTTGATCCAAGTTCATGTAAGAGTTATGACTAGTGTTTGAAGAAATTTTTTGTACAAGTTTAGACAATTTAAGTTTTTAGGTAACTATTATTAGGACTATTTAACTTGGGTTATACTTAttcaaattaattaattattgaaaaTAACATATGGCCAAGAAGGaagatgaaagaaaaaaaaatcagccCAATCCAGTGGCGAGGCTACATACATCAAAGGTGGGTCACGACcacctattttttatttttataaaggattatataaaaatataaattgtgaACTACCttaaatattttaaatgaaaCATCTTAATGTTTTTGGCAAAAAGTCAAAAACAAATATGCATGAATCAATATTTTCAAAGCgtatctttgatttttttttatttaaataataaaccatGTGGTTTTACGTTTTAAACTCGCCGCTGGCCCAATCCAAATTCATAAGGGAGAGTTAAGGTACTTCAAAGTTAAGAAAAAACAGTGTGTGTGAATTCCGATGTTTACTCGAACATAATAGTACAGTATCGGATCCGAATGTCCCGATAACCGAAAATCATGAATTAAGGAAACCAAATACCGACCTGGAAAAACTATATGGTACCGGTTCAGTTTCATCCGGTCGTTTTTTTGCTCGCCCAATGAGGATAATATAGTTATTTCAAGTTTAATGCAATGGTGGGGACCAAATTCACAGGGACCACAATGaaaagctttcaaaagaattatgcctatattttttaaaatagtttaaccTAATCTAAAGATAACAACAAACCTCAGAGACCACTTATGCAATTGACCATTTAAGCAAACTTTTATATAAACTCCATATTCAAGAAAGTTTGAAACCAACCCAGTAACTTTAATGTAGAAAAACAGAATTTCATCTATGTGTATAACACTAATGTTTGCAAAATAATAATCACAATCAACAACTATAACTATTCTTTGCGGGTGATGATATTTAACTCATCTTCAACCTGAAACACAATCAAGAAAGAACAGACTTGATATCAGATTCAAATGTATATTACTATTACAACTTTCTCACTGCATTCAACATGGAAGTGAAAATGCATGTTAATTATTTGGTATGCATTGGATTATTTTAATTTGAGACACTTCCTCTCAATCTCTTCTCTTATTCTCATCATAAAAAATTAGTAAAGTACCTGTAGTTGCAGCAGCCAAAAGCCATGGCAGGTTATCCCATCTCAGAATTCCCATATCCACTTCCTGTTTTAAGCATTCAACCTCAACTTTAACTCATTGACTGATAAAGTTAAAAATGGAGGGAGGCAAGAAGAAGTAGAATAGCAAACTTGCCTAGAATTGAAGCGGCTTCCACCGCAGCTGCTGCCCTTGCTCTCTTCACTGCATCATTAACCTCCACCTGCAACCTTTCAATTTCACGAGCCATAAACATCCTGCATTTCTCCATTGCTTCACGCTGTTTAATGTTACTCACATGCACCCTTTTCTCATGTTCAATTACTTCTCTGCAATTCACATTTCACCCCAAAAGCTTTCAAAATCACGAATGATTGCACAAAAGATTAGTTTAATCATGCTCCTATCTAACTACTGGATCCAAATGTTCATGTTTGAATCACAAAAGCAGGGTTAATAGCCAACAGATGTTCACATTAGTACCAAATGGCGATTCACttatttatgaaatgtttcaatTCGTATTAACTCAAAATGGCAACGATTATTAGATATGGATTCACAGATTTCATCAGTGAAATTCATCAAAATCATTAGGCCATTAGGGTTTATAAGTTATAATGAAAAGGGGATTAATCTAGAGAACAAGTTAATATAGAAAAAGAGTGATTGTGACCTTCCTCTCTGGATTTCTTTCTGCATGCTTTCAATTTCTGCTTTTATTAACGGAATTTGGTGGTATTCGAGCGATACTTTCTCAACGTCGCCACGGAGCTTATACAACTTCTCATCGAGTTCTTTCTTCTCCGATCTTAATTTCTGCAGATGGCCTAGGACTTTAGCCAGTTCAGCATTTGATTCGTCAATCGATCTGACCTCAGCTTCCATTGTCACCGCCCTATCATAAGCCTCGCGCACCTCTGCGTCCCTCTCAGCCTTGATTTTCTCGGCAGCGGCGGAAAGGTGGCGGAGGTCGTTTTTGGAAGCAGAGAATTCCACTGTAAGAATTTCGTGAAGCGTCAAAAGGTGTTGATTGTCAATAAGGAGTGATTGTATCTGTGGATGTTGTACGGCGGCGCTGTGATCTCCGATGACGTAACGAACGGTTGGAGTCGAGTCGATTAGGGGTTTGAGGTTTTGTCTCAGTTTTAATGGGCTTGGTGCAATGTAGTTTCTTCCTTCCATTTCACTGTTCATAGTTGGCAGTGTTTGTCGATAACCAACTAGCGGGTTTCTTACCGGTGAGAGCCGCCGTGTACAGGGCGTTACCCACTTTCCCGCTTCCGGCGGCGTGCtatttttactttttgttttgttaaagaaGGTCGCGTTTATTTAGGCCAGCCGTTTTATATATAATCGTACATGTCTGCATGATTCGCATTTTCATTATCGTTTTAATTTTAAATGATCCTCCCTGATAAAATAATTTTGTCTGTTttcgatttatttttatttttgaaataaatattatctatTAGGTGTGAAATCCGTGtaacgggttgattaaaaaaaatatatcaaatttaaatattaagaattttttaaaataaaatttcaaaataaatggaCATAttcaactaatgaataaatagaaTCACTATTGAAAATATCATCCATAATATTAGTGATTGTTTTGTCATAttcattaaatttattattatattcaatgtATTTTAATATATCTTACATATTTTTTAAGATTCTTTTCATTTATTATcatattaaatatatttaatactttacatatataaatttagTATTATGTGGCATATTAATGGATTTAAttcaaaaaaccataaaatgacatgtggatttaaatttaataaaaaaatttacaaaattacatgtgacaaatttaatgaaaagatgacatttggcaaaatgaTCTTCATTTATTATGATAGATTTATCAATGAGAACATGACTTATTAAGTTAATTAACTTTTCTGTTTGTTCACATCTacgtaactatcttttttttgtatacgtctaggtaacaaacttgttggaagtgttcacatataacCGTTATGACCTGCTATTACAGGTTACATCCAAGATGTGAAATTTTTAACAAGTTACGACCtagatatgtacaaaaaaaaatatttacccaAATATAAACTAAACAAaaagtaagagtaaattacacgaatggtccatgtggtttgggggaatttatgtttttggtctctaacatattttttttaactcggatggtccctactatttatttttgttgcgcgtttggtttccgtcttacctaaaaaaactattgtgcccttattaatttattttttaattaattttcttatttatgtgtttattttttatatatttaaaaaagttaatagtcttttttatatataaaaaataaatacataaataagaaaattaattaaaaaataaattaataagagcacaatagtctttttaggtaaggcagagaccaaacgtgcaacaaaaataaacaatatgGACCATCTAAGttacaaaaaaaataagttaggtaccaaaaacacaaattcacCTAAACCACActgaccattcgtgtaatttactcttactttttgttttgttcatatttaggtaactattttttttgtacacatctaggtaacggaCTTGTTAAAAGTGTTCACATataggatgtaacctgctacaacaGGTCATAATGATCATATGTGAACGcatccaacaagtttgttacctagatatgtacaaaaaaaatagttacttAGATGTAAATAAGCCGAAaaattaattaccttaataagtcatattCTCTTTATCAATTTctgatttattttaaattttcaaattaatgttacatacttatatatatataaaatattaaatataatatatatgaaaTTAAATTGTAATTAATACGTTTCttactttcttattttaaagttttacattaaaaaatatttattactttaaatctttttttttaaattaacttgtataacatacgggtctcacacTTAATGACATTATATACTAAATTATCATTAAATGAACATTAAatgttatatatgttattatttaatTGGGTTGGAGAATTTATAAGAACAAAAAAGTtggaagatatttaatttctctttcattatttattttagattttagaaaatttaaaatttaaatatattgttaaatattcaaattttgaGCATTTATTTGAATCAAATATCTGTAAAACCTAAATCCGAAATATTTAataactagttgtgagactcatgtattacatatgttaatttaaaaaaaaaattaaatataaaggtcaaaatattttagaattttgaatttataataaaataataaaaataatgaattattataatgaaaatgtttttatcttttaaatttaaataaataaaagaaactaatgagttttaattttgagaattttgaaattaaaaggtaagttcattaataaaattgatatttatttattaatacatttattgcaattattatattaaaatattatgtgaaatttaatcaaatagaaaaactcataaaatgacatgtggaaaaaaaaaatcaatttaaaataaccataaagtgacatttgGCAATTTGAATGAAAGTATGACAAATGGTAAAAAAAACCATCGTTTATTAAAGAGGACTatcatttttgaattaaatgaATCTTTTAAGCTcgaattataaaaaaaaacatatgatttTAGGAGATAATATAATAGGGGAAATGTAAAATAACTTTTcctatttgttttaaaagttcagttgtaacacccgaaatcagaaaggtcaagaaaggaaaggaaaaaccctaagttgaagagggttgactcgtctaGTCCAGGGAGAAATCGGCGAGTCGGAgtgggatccgggtgtaaagcaattgaccgactcggcgagtcaggtctgggtttggaaaccctaatttcgggacttggtaccctatttaagcatcttattctctttcctagggctcagttgcggccctatagtccagaaccacaaaccctaagcctccattgttgctcattcaagtttTCTTACCATTTTGGgtggtttgaaggaagaaggaagaaggcacacattggggattcaagaattggcagtagatccagagtttgtgaggtcttccagagcatttgaaggtaatgagtcgtgaccttccctcttttgcatttagatcaacctttatcataggatttggggcttttagggcaagttcttgaaccatttcgagttagaagcccagatctgaagttgctacttcagatctatgtgtatcttggcctagagaatcataaagcatcagtctatgggttgattgttgagcccctttgtctcaaaccctaagtttatggtgtatggtgcctagatctccttctctacacgtaaagtttgcaactttacgtggggaataggcttgggaagggtagatatGCAgtatggagtccatgcatgactcaaaagtcctctgcatgtatgaagatctgaatagactcggcgagtccttcgagtggactcggcgagtagcttgaagatgaggaggaactcgacgagtgagatgaacagctcgtcgagtcggatgaagttaagcatgaactcggcgagttggaagaacaactcaacgagttggttgaagattgccttggactcgccgagtctattagtggactcggcgagtcaggtcgcgaaacctcaaacccttcgagttgagactcgaatcagtgagtcgggtggtgactcagcgagttggacaggacaggacttggaactagttggactcggcgagtcatagaatgactcggcgagtcgagtcgcgaatagaaagaccctgagcttatgaactcggcgagtcattaggaggactcggcgagtagggttgacctggaaggttgactttgaccaaagttgacttagttgactgtcagactaagtgttatatgtatattgatagctcggagagctagaggagcagcggttcaggggattgtcgagtagcagccagaggtttatcagcagagctcagcagttcaggtgagtttcccttcaataggaacgggtctaaggccacaatgccggcccgtttagctagcagtagttttcggacttcgatccgatgtaggggacgaatgTCCCAGACatcttcggacttcggtccgatgtagtagttagtatgtttgatgccttcgtggctcagacagcgtttatgtgtttatgctagttgatatgtttatgctatgttcagtcagcttcggacttcggcccgatgtaggggacaaggtcccagtcagcttcggatttcggttcgatgttagcttcggacttcggttcgatgtaggggacaaggtcccagtcagcttcggacttcggtccaatgtcagcttcggactttggttcgatgtaggggacaaggtctcagtcagcttcggacttcggtctgatgtcaacttcggacttcggttcgatgtaggggacaaggtcccagtcagcttaggacttcggtccgatgtagggggcaaggccccagttagtccggacttcggtctgatgcagtgggcaaggcccagtatgtgctttatatgtaactgtgtggtatgtggtagattgggggagcttgctaagcttcgtgcttacggttttcagttttggtttcaagtactcggttttcaaaagaggagctcgggaagattgcagagcacacaccatagtcagttagcctgggaatgtttgactctgataatgatattatgttttgaatttaatactcgaaagttatgtttgacttatgatacgttgtttataaatctagttttagtaatgttttaaaagaaatttttagtcgtgatttttgggtcgttacaagttggtatcagagccttggtttgagggattcgggcgcacttccgagtgtgcctgaactcaaactaaggaagtggtatagagttttcaaaagaaaaatcgtagttacaaaagaattttgggaaaagaaaacaattttagaaaaagtgtgaaggaaagagttttagaaaaagcaaaaagagttttgaaaagagaaaagggtgtggtgcatgcaatcagccgagctcaagtaagtactcccaatttacccatacaagttat includes these proteins:
- the LOC111913153 gene encoding protein FLX-like 3 isoform X1; this translates as MNSEMEGRNYIAPSPLKLRQNLKPLIDSTPTVRYVIGDHSAAVQHPQIQSLLIDNQHLLTLHEILTVEFSASKNDLRHLSAAAEKIKAERDAEVREAYDRAVTMEAEVRSIDESNAELAKVLGHLQKLRSEKKELDEKLYKLRGDVEKVSLEYHQIPLIKAEIESMQKEIQRGREVIEHEKRVHVSNIKQREAMEKCRMFMAREIERLQVEVNDAVKRARAAAAVEAASILGSGYGNSEMG
- the LOC111913153 gene encoding protein FLX-like 3 isoform X2 translates to MNSEMEGRNYIAPSPLKLRQNLKPLIDSTPTVRYVIGDHSAAVQHPQIQSLLIDNQHLLTLHEILTVEFSASKNDLRHLSAAAEKIKAERDAEVREAYDRAVTMEAEVRSIDESNAELAKVLGHLQKLRSEKKELDEKLYKLRGDVEKVSLEYHQIPLIKAEIESMQKEIQRGREVIEHEKRVHVSNIKQREAMEKCRMFMAREIERLQVEVNDAVKRARAAAAVEAASILGNGYGNSEMG